A part of Gramella sp. MAR_2010_147 genomic DNA contains:
- the hisG gene encoding ATP phosphoribosyltransferase has product MSQEKLRIAVQKSGRLFEDSISILKDAGISIDNGKEQLKASSRNFPLEVMYLRNGDIPQYLRDGVVDVAIIGENVLIEKGQDIIRGEKLGFSKCRVSLAVPKSFNYSGIKDLDGLKIATSYPNTVNEFMRENGISAELHIINGSVEIAPNIGLADAICDIVSSGSTLFKNGLKEVEVMLKSEAVLAISPEISEERKGILEKLQFRMKSVLNARTSKYILMNVPNERLKDVISLLPGMRSPTVLPLAEEGWSSVHTVINEERFWEVLDELRDYGAEGILVAPIEKMVI; this is encoded by the coding sequence ATGAGTCAAGAAAAATTAAGAATTGCAGTTCAAAAATCAGGTCGTCTATTTGAGGATTCCATTAGTATTTTGAAAGATGCCGGTATCTCCATAGACAACGGAAAGGAACAATTGAAAGCTTCTTCCAGAAACTTCCCCCTGGAAGTGATGTACCTAAGAAATGGTGATATTCCTCAATATCTCAGGGACGGTGTGGTTGATGTAGCGATTATTGGAGAAAATGTATTGATTGAAAAAGGTCAGGATATTATTAGAGGTGAGAAACTCGGATTTTCAAAATGTCGTGTTTCTTTAGCGGTTCCAAAGTCATTTAATTATTCCGGGATAAAAGATTTAGATGGACTTAAGATTGCAACTTCATACCCCAATACGGTGAATGAATTCATGAGAGAAAACGGAATTTCTGCAGAACTTCATATTATTAACGGATCTGTAGAGATTGCGCCTAATATAGGCCTGGCAGATGCTATATGTGATATTGTCTCAAGTGGTAGCACTTTATTTAAAAATGGGCTAAAAGAGGTTGAAGTAATGTTGAAAAGTGAAGCAGTTCTTGCTATTTCACCTGAAATTTCTGAAGAAAGAAAAGGCATTCTTGAAAAATTGCAGTTTAGAATGAAATCTGTTTTGAATGCAAGAACTTCTAAATATATCCTTATGAATGTACCGAATGAACGTCTTAAAGATGTGATAAGTCTTTTACCAGGTATGCGAAGCCCAACGGTGCTGCCTTTAGCAGAAGAAGGTTGGAGTTCTGTTCACACCGTGATAAATGAAGAACGTTTTTGGGAGGTGCTGGATGAGCTTAGGGATTATGGAGCAGAAGGAATTTTGGTTGCACCAATAGAAAAAATGGTAATTTAA
- a CDS encoding cation diffusion facilitator family transporter — translation MQPEYRKAIKASYFSIAGNALLAIAKAVTGIFGNSYALIADAIESTTDVFSSLLVLLGLRYANKPADENHPYGHGKAEPLITFMVVGFLIISATIIAYESIENINTPHEVPEPYTLIVLLVIIIIKEVSYRFIAKKGSETNSSALKADAWHHRSDAITSFMAFIGISVALYMGKGYENADDWAALFASGVILFNAYLILRPALGEVMDEHRYEDIELQIRDIAHANIGVVDTEKCFVRKTGMTYHIDLHIAVDAKISVKAGHDIAHRVKDEILEKIPQIADVLIHVEPDDEL, via the coding sequence ATGCAACCGGAATACCGGAAAGCGATAAAAGCATCCTATTTTAGTATTGCTGGAAATGCCCTTTTAGCTATTGCCAAAGCAGTCACCGGTATTTTTGGGAATTCCTATGCGCTTATTGCAGATGCTATAGAATCTACTACCGATGTATTTTCTTCTCTTTTGGTATTACTGGGTTTGAGATATGCCAATAAACCGGCAGATGAAAATCATCCCTACGGTCATGGCAAGGCTGAACCACTTATTACTTTCATGGTTGTTGGATTTCTTATAATTTCTGCAACCATTATTGCGTATGAAAGTATTGAAAATATAAATACGCCACATGAAGTTCCCGAACCCTATACGCTTATTGTTCTTTTAGTGATCATTATTATAAAAGAGGTTTCCTATCGTTTTATTGCAAAAAAGGGATCTGAAACCAATAGTTCTGCATTAAAGGCAGATGCCTGGCACCACCGCAGCGATGCAATCACTTCTTTCATGGCTTTTATCGGGATTTCTGTCGCACTGTATATGGGCAAAGGCTATGAGAATGCAGATGACTGGGCCGCCCTGTTTGCTTCAGGCGTCATTCTTTTTAATGCTTATCTTATACTGAGACCTGCACTTGGTGAGGTTATGGACGAACATCGTTATGAGGATATTGAATTGCAGATTAGGGACATTGCCCATGCGAACATTGGGGTGGTAGACACCGAAAAATGCTTTGTAAGAAAAACCGGAATGACCTATCATATAGACCTTCACATCGCAGTAGATGCAAAAATTAGCGTAAAGGCCGGTCATGATATTGCCCACAGGGTGAAAGATGAGATATTGGAAAAAATTCCTCAAATAGCAGATGTTCTTATTCATGTAGAACCTGATGATGAATTATAA
- the hisH gene encoding imidazole glycerol phosphate synthase subunit HisH, whose translation MKMNQKIVIIDYGAGNIQSIKFAIKRLGFEAELSNDASEIRNADKVIFPGVGEAGSAMKMLRSTGLDQVIPTLTQPVLGICLGMQLMCDYSEEGNTKGLGIFKADVKKFNNKVKVPQIGWNQITNLETTLFTNIEEGEYVYLVHSFYVPECKDEIARTEYGVNYSTALHRDNFYGVQFHPEKSSKTGELILKNFLKIGL comes from the coding sequence ATGAAAATGAATCAGAAAATAGTAATTATAGATTACGGAGCGGGGAATATTCAAAGCATCAAATTTGCAATAAAACGTCTTGGTTTTGAAGCTGAATTAAGTAATGATGCTTCAGAGATAAGAAATGCCGATAAAGTGATTTTTCCGGGAGTTGGTGAAGCAGGCAGTGCGATGAAAATGTTAAGGTCAACCGGACTGGACCAGGTTATTCCAACACTTACTCAACCAGTACTGGGGATTTGTTTGGGAATGCAGTTAATGTGCGATTATTCTGAAGAAGGAAACACCAAGGGTTTGGGGATTTTTAAGGCCGATGTCAAAAAATTTAATAATAAAGTAAAAGTTCCACAGATAGGTTGGAATCAGATCACGAATTTGGAAACGACTTTATTCACAAATATTGAAGAGGGAGAGTATGTCTATTTAGTGCATAGCTTCTATGTTCCAGAGTGTAAGGATGAGATTGCCAGAACTGAATATGGGGTGAACTATTCTACCGCCTTACATCGTGATAACTTTTACGGTGTACAATTTCACCCAGAGAAAAGCAGTAAAACCGGAGAACTGATTCTTAAGAATTTTTTGAAGATAGGCTTATGA
- the hisC gene encoding histidinol-phosphate transaminase — MGVFDLNKLVRPNVAVLKPYSSARDEFKTQGGEMIFLDANENPNNNNGLNRYPDPQQCKVKEKLAEVRNIPSKNILLGNGSDEVLDLIFRAFCEPGNDNVITLPPTYGMYKVLADINNIENREVLLNHNFEPDITAIFNQVDRNTKMIFLCSPNNPSGNSFEPETVQVILEKFNGLIVIDEAYIDFSEKESWLLKLENYPNLIITQTFSKAFGLAGIRLGILYASAEIISILNKIKPPYNVNELTQNKALENLSNSDNIRSQVSKILIERSVLSKELLKVNFIFKIYKSDANFLLIEVDDANKRYDEILAKGIVIRNRSNQPLCENCIRITVGTEEENKRLIKAFKELDNE; from the coding sequence ATGGGGGTTTTTGATTTAAACAAACTGGTTAGGCCCAATGTGGCTGTTCTAAAGCCATATTCTTCAGCTCGTGACGAGTTTAAAACTCAGGGAGGTGAGATGATATTTTTAGATGCTAATGAAAATCCTAATAATAATAATGGATTGAACAGGTATCCAGATCCCCAGCAATGTAAAGTAAAGGAAAAGCTGGCAGAGGTTAGAAATATCCCTTCAAAGAATATTCTTCTTGGAAACGGAAGTGACGAAGTTTTAGATCTTATTTTTCGTGCGTTTTGTGAACCGGGGAACGATAATGTTATTACACTTCCTCCAACTTACGGGATGTACAAAGTGCTTGCAGATATTAATAATATCGAAAATAGAGAGGTTCTTCTTAATCATAATTTTGAACCAGATATAACGGCGATATTCAATCAGGTAGACAGGAACACTAAAATGATCTTTTTATGTTCACCGAATAACCCTTCCGGTAATTCTTTTGAACCTGAAACCGTTCAGGTGATTCTTGAAAAATTCAATGGACTTATTGTCATTGATGAAGCTTATATAGATTTTTCTGAAAAGGAGAGTTGGTTGTTAAAACTGGAGAATTATCCTAATCTAATTATCACCCAAACATTTTCAAAGGCATTTGGTTTAGCCGGGATTAGACTTGGAATTCTATATGCTTCAGCAGAAATTATTTCGATCTTAAATAAGATAAAACCCCCTTATAATGTAAATGAACTTACTCAAAATAAGGCTTTAGAAAATCTTTCAAATTCAGACAATATAAGGTCGCAAGTGTCTAAAATACTGATAGAAAGGAGTGTGTTATCTAAAGAATTACTTAAAGTAAATTTTATTTTTAAAATATATAAATCTGATGCTAATTTTCTTCTTATTGAGGTTGATGATGCCAATAAAAGATATGACGAAATTCTGGCAAAAGGCATCGTGATTAGAAATAGAAGCAATCAGCCATTATGTGAAAATTGTATTAGAATTACCGTAGGTACAGAAGAAGAAAATAAGCGATTAATTAAAGCATTTAAAGAATTGGATAATGAATAA
- the hisF gene encoding imidazole glycerol phosphate synthase subunit HisF, with translation MLTKRIIPCLDIKNGRTVKGVNFIDLRDAGDPVKLAAAYAEKGADELVFLDISATEEKRKTLAKLVLDVAEQLNIPFTVGGGISSVEDVDILLKNGADKVSINSSAVKNPDLINQLSEKFGSQCIVVAIDAKNIEGKWKVHLVGGKVPTDLDLFEWANEVEQRGAGEILFTSMDHDGTKNGFANEALARLSEELNIPIIASGGAGNIQHFQDSFKEGKADAALAASVFHFKEIEISDLKSQLKTAGIPVRL, from the coding sequence GTGCTAACAAAAAGAATAATACCCTGTCTCGATATTAAGAATGGCAGGACGGTGAAGGGAGTCAATTTTATTGATCTTAGAGATGCAGGTGATCCTGTAAAACTGGCAGCAGCTTATGCTGAAAAGGGAGCTGATGAACTGGTGTTCCTGGACATTTCAGCTACAGAAGAGAAAAGAAAGACACTAGCGAAACTGGTTTTGGATGTGGCAGAGCAATTGAATATTCCATTCACTGTTGGTGGTGGTATTTCTTCTGTAGAAGATGTGGATATTCTTTTGAAGAATGGAGCTGATAAGGTCTCTATTAATTCATCTGCGGTTAAAAACCCTGATCTAATTAATCAGCTTTCAGAGAAATTCGGGAGTCAGTGTATTGTTGTTGCGATAGATGCCAAGAATATTGAGGGTAAGTGGAAAGTACACCTGGTAGGTGGAAAAGTTCCAACAGATCTTGACCTTTTTGAATGGGCCAACGAAGTGGAACAGCGTGGAGCTGGAGAGATTCTTTTTACCTCGATGGACCATGATGGCACTAAAAATGGCTTTGCCAATGAGGCATTAGCCAGGCTATCTGAAGAACTTAACATCCCGATCATCGCTTCAGGAGGAGCGGGAAATATTCAACATTTCCAGGATAGTTTTAAGGAAGGTAAAGCAGATGCAGCTCTGGCGGCCAGTGTATTTCATTTTAAGGAGATCGAAATATCAGATCTTAAGAGTCAATTAAAAACAGCCGGAATTCCCGTAAGATTATAG
- the hisB gene encoding bifunctional histidinol-phosphatase/imidazoleglycerol-phosphate dehydratase HisB, producing the protein MNKILFVDRDGTLIHEPEDYQIDNLEKLEFYPEVFTYLGKIAKELDYKIVMVTNQDGLGTDSFPETDFWPIQNFIVKCFKNEGVEFSDILIDRTFAKENASTRKPNTGLLENEFMDNSEYDLKNSFMVGDRLTDIEFAMNFGGKGIFIDNHEDLAEDEVRNDKSEVEKRIVLKTSSWKEIYEFLKLQDRTAAIERRTNETDISIELNLDGTGRSEISTGIDFFDHMLDQLARHGQMDLKILVKGDLEVDEHHTIEDTAIALGEVFSKALGNKLGIERYGFCLPMDDCLSQVAIDFGGRNWLVWEADFKREMIGKMPTEMFYHFFKSFTDGAKANLNIKAEGNNEHHKIEAIFKAFAKAIKMAVKRDTEKMILPSTKGML; encoded by the coding sequence ATGAATAAAATATTATTTGTAGATCGTGACGGCACCCTTATTCACGAGCCGGAAGATTACCAGATTGACAATTTGGAAAAACTGGAGTTCTATCCGGAAGTATTTACATATTTGGGCAAAATAGCAAAAGAATTAGATTATAAGATCGTGATGGTTACCAATCAGGATGGTTTAGGCACCGATAGTTTTCCTGAAACCGATTTCTGGCCAATTCAAAATTTTATTGTTAAATGCTTTAAAAATGAAGGTGTTGAATTCAGTGATATTTTGATCGATAGAACTTTTGCCAAAGAGAATGCTTCAACAAGAAAACCGAATACAGGTTTACTGGAAAATGAGTTTATGGATAACTCAGAATATGATTTGAAGAATTCCTTTATGGTGGGAGACCGCCTAACCGATATAGAATTTGCCATGAACTTCGGCGGAAAAGGAATTTTTATTGATAATCATGAGGATCTTGCCGAAGATGAAGTGAGGAATGATAAATCTGAAGTCGAAAAAAGAATAGTTCTAAAGACCAGTTCCTGGAAAGAAATATATGAATTCTTAAAACTTCAGGATAGAACAGCTGCTATTGAACGAAGAACCAATGAAACTGATATTAGCATTGAATTGAATCTTGACGGAACCGGCAGAAGCGAAATAAGCACCGGAATTGACTTTTTTGATCATATGTTAGATCAACTAGCCCGTCACGGTCAAATGGACCTGAAAATCCTCGTAAAAGGTGATCTTGAAGTGGACGAACACCATACAATAGAAGATACGGCTATTGCTTTAGGTGAAGTATTTAGTAAGGCGCTAGGCAATAAACTTGGGATTGAAAGATATGGTTTCTGTTTGCCCATGGATGATTGCCTCTCCCAGGTTGCGATAGATTTTGGAGGAAGAAACTGGTTGGTTTGGGAAGCTGACTTTAAAAGGGAAATGATAGGCAAGATGCCAACAGAAATGTTCTATCATTTCTTCAAATCATTTACAGATGGCGCTAAAGCGAACCTGAATATTAAAGCTGAAGGTAACAATGAACATCACAAGATCGAGGCTATTTTTAAGGCATTTGCGAAAGCAATAAAAATGGCTGTAAAAAGAGATACAGAAAAAATGATCCTGCCATCAACAAAAGGAATGTTGTAA
- the hisD gene encoding histidinol dehydrogenase yields the protein MKKIINPSRSDWNEILKRPTQTVADIEQTVNQIFDEIKVKGDSAVSKYTELFDGIRIEDLKVSENEVAYAEKEISEELKSAIKLAKTNIEKFHSAQKTDRVLVQTTKGVSCWQEKKPIQKVGLYIPGGTAPLFSSILMLAIPARLAGCEEIVLCTPPDKEGNVNPAILYAAELCGVTQIFKIGGIQAIGAMTFGTESVPQVYKIFGPGNQFVTVAKQLATKYQVAIDMPAGPSELLVFADDTSNPAYVASDLLSQAEHGADSQVIMVSTSEKLINLVSDEIGSQLDRLPRKAIAEKAVENSRLILVKSKEKALELINEYGPEHFIICSENEDYFINGVINAGSVFIGNYTPESAGDYASGTNHTLPTNGYSKQYSGVNLDSFMKTITFQKITEEGIKKIGPSIELMAEAEGLQAHKNAVSLRLKDLG from the coding sequence ATGAAAAAAATAATAAATCCGTCAAGATCTGATTGGAACGAAATTCTGAAAAGACCCACTCAGACGGTTGCCGATATTGAGCAAACGGTGAATCAAATCTTTGATGAAATTAAAGTGAAGGGAGATTCAGCAGTTTCTAAGTATACAGAGCTTTTTGATGGTATCAGAATAGAAGACCTAAAGGTTTCTGAAAATGAAGTTGCATATGCTGAAAAGGAAATTTCAGAAGAATTGAAATCAGCAATTAAGCTGGCAAAAACTAATATCGAAAAGTTCCATTCCGCACAAAAAACCGATCGTGTCCTGGTGCAGACTACCAAAGGTGTAAGTTGCTGGCAGGAAAAGAAGCCAATCCAAAAAGTAGGTCTTTATATTCCCGGCGGAACTGCCCCTTTGTTTTCATCAATTTTGATGCTTGCAATTCCTGCGAGACTAGCGGGATGTGAAGAGATCGTATTGTGCACTCCACCAGATAAAGAAGGCAATGTAAACCCTGCAATTTTATATGCAGCAGAATTGTGCGGCGTAACCCAGATTTTTAAAATAGGAGGGATTCAGGCCATCGGCGCCATGACTTTCGGGACTGAAAGTGTGCCGCAGGTTTATAAAATATTTGGTCCAGGGAATCAATTTGTAACCGTGGCTAAACAGTTGGCTACAAAATATCAGGTTGCCATAGATATGCCAGCAGGTCCTTCTGAATTACTGGTGTTCGCAGATGATACTTCTAATCCTGCTTATGTAGCCTCTGATCTTTTAAGCCAGGCAGAACATGGAGCAGATAGCCAGGTAATCATGGTTTCCACTTCTGAAAAGTTGATCAATTTAGTTTCAGATGAAATTGGATCTCAATTAGACAGGCTTCCGCGAAAAGCAATTGCCGAGAAAGCGGTTGAGAATTCAAGGCTTATTTTGGTGAAATCTAAAGAGAAGGCATTAGAATTGATCAATGAATATGGACCAGAACATTTTATTATCTGCTCTGAAAATGAAGATTATTTTATAAACGGGGTTATAAACGCAGGTTCGGTTTTTATAGGCAATTATACTCCGGAGAGTGCCGGGGATTATGCTTCCGGAACTAATCATACGCTGCCTACCAATGGCTATTCGAAGCAATATAGTGGTGTGAACCTGGATAGTTTTATGAAAACGATCACTTTTCAGAAAATCACGGAAGAAGGGATCAAAAAGATTGGACCATCGATTGAATTAATGGCTGAAGCCGAAGGACTGCAGGCTCATAAAAACGCGGTAAGTTTAAGATTAAAAGATTTAGGCTAA
- the hisIE gene encoding bifunctional phosphoribosyl-AMP cyclohydrolase/phosphoribosyl-ATP diphosphatase HisIE, translating into MNIDFNKNNDGLVPAIIQDSTTKKVLMLGYMNEEAFLKTNETKKVTFYSRTKERLWTKGEESGNFLNLVNVKLDCDNDTLLVEVLPEGPVCHKGTDTCWAEENTVDYGFLSKLEGVIESRKKLSETEPGLRKENDNSYVVSLFDKGINKIAQKVGEEAVETVIEAKDDNDDLFLNESADLLFHYMILLKAKGFGIKDIVKVLEARH; encoded by the coding sequence ATGAACATAGATTTTAATAAGAATAATGATGGCTTGGTACCGGCAATAATCCAGGACTCTACCACTAAAAAGGTTTTGATGTTGGGCTATATGAATGAAGAAGCTTTTTTGAAAACCAATGAGACCAAAAAGGTAACTTTCTATAGTCGAACTAAAGAGCGTTTATGGACGAAAGGTGAGGAAAGCGGTAATTTTCTGAATTTGGTTAATGTAAAACTGGATTGTGATAATGATACGTTATTAGTTGAAGTATTGCCCGAAGGACCTGTTTGTCACAAGGGAACCGATACTTGCTGGGCTGAAGAAAATACGGTGGATTATGGATTTTTGTCAAAACTTGAAGGGGTCATTGAAAGTCGAAAAAAATTAAGTGAGACGGAACCCGGGTTACGTAAAGAAAATGACAACAGCTACGTTGTGTCCCTTTTTGATAAAGGAATTAATAAGATCGCACAAAAGGTAGGAGAAGAGGCGGTAGAGACCGTTATTGAAGCTAAAGATGATAATGATGATCTATTCCTAAATGAAAGCGCCGACCTTCTTTTCCATTATATGATTCTCCTGAAAGCGAAAGGCTTTGGTATTAAAGATATTGTAAAAGTACTGGAAGCAAGACATTAA
- a CDS encoding pirin family protein, which yields MRNIKKLHKAEYRPMGDLETWSPLPTRHLQMVDPFIFLNHHGPQVYGPNNNGLPFGPHPHRGMETVTFILDGDIAHKDNNGHYSVIKSGGVQWMTAGRGLLHSEISSEEFKENGGPIEILQLWINLPKRLKMMEPAYRGLQEDKISIWQNEEETIKAQVVSGNFKGIRGAFDTPTSVSLSVVHFDQDSKTHLEIPKADNIFFYVVRGKLEVNEIEVPELHLAEFSKNSEILNVSATEKSILLPGHAEPFNEKVVFGGPFVMNSEEEIQQAYEDYKSGKMGSWED from the coding sequence ATGAGAAATATCAAGAAGCTTCATAAAGCAGAATATCGCCCTATGGGAGATTTAGAGACCTGGTCTCCCCTACCTACCAGGCATCTGCAAATGGTAGATCCCTTTATATTTCTAAATCATCACGGGCCACAGGTTTATGGCCCAAACAACAACGGTCTGCCATTCGGGCCGCATCCCCACCGCGGAATGGAAACCGTAACCTTTATTCTGGATGGTGACATCGCTCACAAAGATAACAACGGTCATTACAGTGTGATTAAAAGTGGTGGTGTACAATGGATGACTGCGGGACGAGGATTATTGCATTCAGAAATTTCTTCGGAAGAGTTTAAAGAGAATGGAGGTCCTATTGAAATTTTACAATTATGGATAAACTTACCAAAAAGGTTGAAAATGATGGAGCCAGCCTATCGCGGACTCCAGGAAGATAAAATCTCTATATGGCAAAATGAAGAAGAAACTATCAAAGCCCAGGTAGTTTCGGGTAACTTTAAAGGAATTCGAGGTGCCTTTGACACTCCAACTTCGGTAAGTTTATCGGTGGTTCACTTTGATCAGGATTCTAAAACTCACCTGGAAATTCCAAAAGCTGATAATATTTTCTTTTATGTGGTTCGCGGAAAATTAGAGGTTAATGAAATTGAAGTACCTGAACTTCATCTGGCTGAATTTTCTAAAAATAGCGAGATCTTGAATGTCTCAGCCACAGAAAAAAGCATTCTCTTACCGGGTCATGCCGAACCTTTTAACGAAAAAGTGGTTTTTGGCGGACCTTTCGTCATGAATTCTGAAGAGGAGATCCAGCAGGCATATGAAGACTATAAATCGGGCAAAATGGGAAGCTGGGAAGATTGA
- a CDS encoding NYN domain-containing protein: protein METNLAVLIDGDNIPSAHVKEMMEEIAKYGNPTIKRIYGDWTKPHLNKWKNVLLENAIHPIQQYGYTQGKNATDSAMIIDAMDILYSNKVDGFCLVSSDSDFTRLATRLREASMKVIGIGEKKTPDPFIVACDKFIYIEILKHNTKETESDKNSKERGARKANIDKITPKVVRLISQTISDVADEDGWAFLGDVGSLLQKKQPNFDSRNYGFQKLTPMIHSIDKFEIESRENANSKFKLIYVRNK from the coding sequence ATGGAAACTAATTTAGCCGTACTTATAGACGGTGACAATATACCTTCAGCTCATGTAAAAGAGATGATGGAAGAGATTGCCAAATATGGTAACCCTACGATTAAAAGAATTTATGGTGACTGGACCAAGCCCCACCTTAATAAATGGAAAAATGTTCTATTAGAGAACGCTATTCATCCTATTCAGCAATACGGCTACACCCAGGGTAAAAATGCGACAGACTCTGCCATGATCATCGATGCTATGGATATTCTATACTCCAACAAAGTAGATGGTTTTTGTCTTGTCTCTAGTGATTCAGATTTTACAAGGCTGGCTACCAGGCTGCGTGAAGCGAGCATGAAAGTAATTGGTATTGGAGAGAAGAAAACACCAGATCCGTTTATCGTTGCCTGTGATAAATTTATCTATATCGAAATCTTAAAACATAATACCAAAGAAACTGAATCTGATAAAAACAGCAAAGAAAGAGGTGCCAGGAAAGCGAATATTGATAAGATCACTCCTAAAGTGGTCAGACTTATTTCCCAGACTATTTCTGATGTAGCCGATGAGGATGGGTGGGCGTTTCTTGGTGATGTTGGGAGCCTGCTTCAAAAGAAGCAACCAAATTTTGATTCAAGAAATTATGGTTTTCAAAAATTGACACCTATGATACATTCTATTGATAAGTTTGAAATTGAATCAAGGGAAAATGCAAATTCTAAATTCAAACTTATTTATGTTAGAAATAAATAA
- a CDS encoding prohibitin family protein gives MERLPKIAVPLFIGIVVLIIFIAKSTVTIDSGEAGVLYRTFDEGVVTDEPPLSEGFHFVAPWNKVFVYEVRQQSLDEEMTVLSSNGLEISLDASVWFQPEYEVLGKLHQEKGEAYIQRLLQPAIRSATRAVVGRYNPEQLYASKREAIQKEIFDETNLLLEEQYVQVNEVLVRDVSLPSTIKDAIERKLRQEQESLEYEFRLTKAEQEAERQRIDAEGKATANRILSESLTDKVLKEKGIQATVELAKSPNSKVVVIGSGEGGMPIILGDN, from the coding sequence ATGGAAAGATTACCAAAGATAGCAGTGCCTCTTTTTATTGGTATTGTCGTTTTAATCATTTTTATCGCAAAATCAACAGTTACTATAGATTCTGGTGAGGCCGGAGTTTTATACCGAACCTTTGATGAAGGTGTGGTAACCGATGAACCACCTTTATCTGAAGGTTTTCATTTTGTGGCTCCCTGGAACAAAGTATTTGTTTATGAGGTGCGTCAACAGTCTCTAGATGAAGAAATGACCGTTCTTTCTTCAAATGGATTAGAAATATCCTTAGATGCTTCAGTTTGGTTTCAACCGGAATATGAAGTTTTGGGAAAACTTCACCAGGAGAAAGGAGAGGCTTATATTCAGCGTTTGCTTCAGCCGGCGATTCGTTCAGCAACAAGAGCAGTGGTAGGAAGATATAATCCTGAGCAGCTTTATGCTAGCAAAAGGGAAGCCATTCAAAAGGAGATTTTTGATGAAACCAATCTTTTACTAGAAGAACAATATGTTCAGGTGAATGAAGTTTTGGTTAGAGATGTCTCTTTGCCTTCCACTATTAAGGATGCGATTGAAAGAAAGCTTAGACAGGAACAGGAATCTTTAGAGTATGAATTTAGATTAACCAAGGCCGAACAGGAAGCAGAGCGCCAGCGTATTGATGCTGAAGGTAAGGCAACGGCCAACAGAATTCTGAGTGAATCTTTAACCGATAAAGTTCTAAAAGAAAAAGGTATTCAGGCCACCGTAGAACTTGCAAAATCACCTAATAGTAAGGTGGTGGTTATTGGTTCTGGCGAGGGTGGAATGCCAATTATCTTAGGGGATAATTAA
- the hisA gene encoding 1-(5-phosphoribosyl)-5-[(5-phosphoribosylamino)methylideneamino]imidazole-4-carboxamide isomerase, translating into MRIIPAIDIIEGKCVRLSKGDYNTKKIYNEDPLEVAKSFEDHGIEYLHLVDLDGAKSSHIVNHKILETIATKTSLKIDFGGGLKTDKDLQVAFENGANQITGGSIAVKNPEVFESWIQKFGNEKIILGADVKERKIAVSGWLEDSNEEIIPFIQNNEEKGVKYVICTDISKDGMLGGPSFELYKEILSETKNIHLIASGGISEFDELPKLNELGCEGVIIGKAIYENRISLKQLEDYILNQ; encoded by the coding sequence ATGAGAATCATTCCCGCAATAGATATCATCGAAGGTAAGTGCGTGAGACTTTCTAAAGGCGATTATAATACCAAGAAGATCTATAATGAAGACCCACTGGAAGTGGCTAAATCTTTTGAAGATCATGGAATTGAATATTTACATCTTGTAGATCTTGATGGAGCTAAGTCCAGCCACATTGTAAATCATAAAATTTTAGAGACAATTGCTACCAAAACTTCTCTAAAGATCGATTTTGGAGGCGGACTAAAAACCGATAAAGACCTACAAGTCGCTTTTGAAAATGGCGCAAATCAAATCACCGGCGGAAGTATAGCGGTGAAAAATCCTGAAGTTTTTGAAAGCTGGATTCAAAAATTCGGGAATGAGAAGATCATTCTTGGAGCCGATGTAAAAGAGAGAAAAATTGCGGTTTCTGGCTGGCTGGAAGATTCAAATGAGGAGATCATTCCGTTTATTCAGAATAATGAAGAGAAAGGCGTGAAATATGTGATTTGTACTGATATTTCTAAAGATGGAATGCTGGGAGGCCCTTCATTTGAGCTCTATAAAGAAATCCTCTCTGAAACGAAGAATATCCACCTGATCGCTTCCGGCGGAATTTCAGAATTTGATGAACTTCCGAAGTTGAATGAGTTGGGCTGCGAAGGAGTAATTATTGGAAAGGCGATCTATGAAAATAGGATTAGTTTAAAACAATTGGAAGATTATATATTAAATCAATAG